The proteins below are encoded in one region of Belonocnema kinseyi isolate 2016_QV_RU_SX_M_011 chromosome 5, B_treatae_v1, whole genome shotgun sequence:
- the LOC117173477 gene encoding uncharacterized protein LOC117173477 produces MKTNVGAPLLTLAIFFSFIELSSQYNKTVLVPGHLTLPDNKDISYTTYAGGVIQVKNGKNRAAYGLLDKNVLVCILDTTRSPVYVRALLAGGKQVKATTGRVIKWTPADSAEYGLIFDQPIQ; encoded by the exons ATGAAAACCAATGTGGGTGCTCCTCTCCTCACTCtagcaatttttttcagttttattg aattaagttcacaataCAATAAGACTGTTCTTGTGCCTGGCCATCTGACTCTTCCAGATAACAAGGACATCTCATACACTACATATGCTGGAGGAGTGATACAAGTAAAGAATGGGAAAAACCGAGCGGCTTATGGACTACTTGACAAAAATGTATTGGTTTGCATATTAGATACAACTAGGTCGCCTGTTTATGTGCGTGCATTATTAGCAGGCGGCAAACAAGTTAAGGCGACCACTGGACGTGTAATCAAATGGACACCAGCTGACTCAGCCGAATATGGTCTCATATTTGATCAACCCATTCAGTAa